In Harpia harpyja isolate bHarHar1 chromosome 21, bHarHar1 primary haplotype, whole genome shotgun sequence, the DNA window CGTGATCTGAATTTGCATAGGCTTCAGATACAGTTCCGCTAATGTGGCTGTCTCTTCTGCGGAGATGCAACTGGACATAGCAATAGGGTTTTTCCAAGGCAGCCATGGAGTATCCATTACTGTAATCTGAGGTAGAGCTGTGTGTTAAATGTGGTGGTGTGGGAGGGACTTTAGAATACCAGTGGGAAGAAGcctgtttctttgaaaatgccCAGGTTTCTGGCATGGCAAAGCAAGGACTGTATTTGACCTGGATATCATCTCTAACAGTTCTCCAACCATTTAAGAACAACCTGCTCAAGGATGAACAGGCATTGAGGTGAATTGATGCCTGTTGTCTGCTTCAAGGGAAGCCTACTGGCTGCAGAGGGCAGCCCATTTGATAATGGATTAATTATAAAAGGCTCCAGATGTAAGTACTCATCCAGAATGCTCTTTCAGACTTGCTATGATAGTAACCCATGGTATCTTAATTGAAAGTTGACTTGTGTTACTAGCTCACTTCCTAATGCAGGGAAATTCTGCCTGTTAGTGCTCTGGAAATCTCTGACGTTACAGTGTGAAAACGTGCTTCTCCATGGTGGGACACGGGAGGAATCACTGGCTCTGAATGGACCAAATGCTGCTGGAGCGCCTGTGGCTGGTTCTGAACCTCTGTAATCTTGGGCTGAGCATGTCTGAATGTATTGTAACTGCTGAAACTGCATCTACGCAAATGGTTCCCTGGTTTGAAGGCCCCTGGTAATATGGTCGCTGTCCATAGGTGCATATCTGTCTGCAAAGCTTGGCAAAACTGATGCCAGGCTTTTGGCAGTAGCCTCTTTCTATACTGAGGGAGTGTTGCATGAGGTGACTTGCAGCTAACTTAGCTGAAAGATTAATGTTCTTGGTGCATGACCTTACGGAGCACTGTAACTATAGCTACAAAAGTTTGGTCCTAATACTTAGACTAGCACTTGATCTAAACCATAGACTGCTCAAGTACTGTAGGTGAAAATCGCAGGCAGAGTTCTACTGAAAGTCCTGGCAGTGGCAAGACTACAACTAGCCTTCAGTCCTTACTGAAGCTGTTGCCTATATGGCAAGTTACTTTCTAGTTCATACTTCCTTGGAGCTGCACAGCTACACTACCTCTGCTTCCACTTTTCCTTAATAGAAAGTAACAGCTGTGGCAAGGTGCCAGGCAGCATATTCACAGCCTGGTGGGAGTGTGTTTTGCCCCCAGGAAGCAGTATTAAATCAACTCTGGCTTGTGAGTTCAAGGAGTTACTAtttggaagtatttaaaaatgaagttaaccTTTGAAACAGGCTTACTGGGAGTAGATGGTCTTGAATGATGTGTGTAAAGCAACTTCTCTGTATTACAACACCATTGAACTTAAAAATGGCACAGTTCCTGGTTATAGACCACAGTGGCTTTCTTCTGTGGTAAAGCTAGGTAGGCAAAGTGCTCGTTCTCTGGCTGCCAGGTAAATGTTTTGATAGCTCTGTCTGTATGCTTTAAAGGTGGTGTTGCAGCTTAATTGGTCTGTATGTTAGAGGTGATGGAGCTGTATGATCTGAAGCAAGTACATGGAGTCTTGGTGTGTAACAGTGGTACAGCTCTTGTTCCATTTTCACTGTCTTCCACATAGATCTCTTTAAACCCTACTCACTGagaagattttggaaaacatgtcCTTCCAACTCAGGGGTATTTAAATGTAGCATACATGCTTCAGACTCACAGCTGGCAAGAGGTACAAGTCAAGATGTGTGGGAGGATTGATCTAAGTGTTAGACAGCCCATAACTGAATAGCTGTGCCATTAGATGGCTGTGTTGTGGTGGGAAGTGGCTGTCTTTGCCACCTCGACTGTTAACATTGGGGTATTGTCAAAGGTGCAAGGAGAACTTCTCAGGCTAGTGAAGAGCAGTAAGACAAGCTGCCTTGTGAGGTATTGGAGATGCAGCTGCAGGGGACTCCAGTGTAAGCCTGTTGATCAGGATGCTGATAAAGACTTCACTGGGAGCAGATGTGCCAAGCTCTGAAGCTGTATGTGTAGCACCTGTGACTGTCCACTGGTGGGAGTGCAACAGATCTTCAGTGCCATCTAAAAACTGCAATGTTGAAAACTAGCTGCCACTGAGTACATGTAGACTTTATTTGTTAATGTGTCTAGACCAAGTTCAAGGCATAAGCTCTTGCCTGTTGCCTAGAATTGGGATTTAACTGGGAATTGACAAACTTGTGCTGATTTGCTCCTCCCCAAAAGTTTAAGCAGGCTGGCTTTCTGTAAGTGGGATTACAAAATCAGCTTCTGTAATCCATCACTGTGTTAATTGCAACACCCTTGAGTAACTTCAGACTTGGAGGAAGTAGTGACTGAtctaattttaaataatgaacTTCCCTCATGAGCCTCTGTGTTTCTGGAGAGGTTTATAAAAGATTTCAGACAAGATAAGTGGTTTCTGCTAAATATGATAGCCAGTCTAGAAGTCTAGATAGCCTGAATCTTGATTCCACTTATTTCCAGTTGTTAGAAGATGCTTCATCTAACAGAAAAGGTCCCTAATTCAAGTTAGTGATTTCTTTCAAGACTTCCTAGGGGCTAGACCCTCAAACAATACTATCATTGATATTGCTAGCTAAGTCTGTGTGCTAGTTTCCAGGCTCAGCTTGCATTTGCAGGTAAAACCTGTCATCTGCTCTTGGCTCAGCCTTCCTGCTAAGCTGGATTCTAGCTCTGAATTGCACTGAACAGCCCTTTACATCTGGCTCAGTGGTAGTCAAGGTTCAAGAGCTTTCCTAGTACAGAACCAATTTGTAGTTGATAATGAGGCTTTCTCTTCAAGTTTTTGTAACTACAACTGAAGTTCCTTTTGACAGTGAGTCTTGTGTTAGTGCAGTGGTGCTATCTTTATTAATCTTAAGTTTCTTAGTGCAGAGCCAGGAGGATTACTGCTCAGTTCTTGACTGCTCAAAGATAGGCTTTATATAAATGCTGagtgagaagcaggaaagcacatatcctaAATCCTTTGACTACCTCCCAGCAACTGTTTTGGGCAAGGTGCACAGTCTCATGCTTGGATCCTTGTGTAAAGCAGCTACAGATCTTTGTGGAACCAGCAGCTCTCTCTCCCTTGTAGAAACCTTAGTTTTTAAGTGGGTGGAGCAAACTCAAATATTTAAGTCTCTGAACAGTACAAAGATTTGAAATCACCATGGTTTTAATGTTCTACAGTAGCCTTTCAGAGCAGGCATGAGCATTTTCATGCTAAATAGGGTTGTTGCTTTGAATATCAGCCTGATGGTGTCTAAAAAGGAGACTACCCTTCCACACACCTTGCAGTGCTGCTTCAAGGACTTAGTCCTGGATGGCTGCTGACCTGCATATCATCTCTTAGGTGATGGTGAGTGTTCAGAGTTAAGGAGACCCTAGAGTACTCCAGAGCAAGGTTGGAAGGAAAGGGGTCTTTCCAAGTAATTCAGAATCAAAGAATGAGGTATTTGTGAAAGCTTTTGTGACACTAATATGAAGTTTTCAAGGCAGAAGTTACTTTTTGGGGTAGTGCTTTGGGACTCTTCTGGCAGCTCTCAGTTGGAGGTGATAAAACCATGTCCTGCTTTGAAAACTAAGCTTTGGATTCCTGTGTTGGTCTCTGCATGCCCAAGTGTTTAGACAGGTGATCAGCAAACCTTAGGGGTTAAGGTGGTTGTGGTCCTCTGTAACCTAGAAGCCATACTCTACTCTGTGGTTCCAGTGGTTGGATTAACATGTGTTGGGACCCGAATCCTTCACAGGTGGGGTTACTGACACATGAAGAGGGTGTCCTTTCTCCAAGGAACTAAGTGCAGCAATAATATGTGAGTTTGTTGCTATCTCAGTATGTGTCTGATGAAGCTGAAATGGCATGTTTAACCCCAGGCCAAAGTATAGGCAGATAATAGGTTTTGTGGAAGATGAGGTGCCATGAAGGTGACTTGTTAAACATTGGGTGCATCTGAGAACTCAGCCCAAGTGGCTCAAAGTTCAGTGATTGTAAAACCTGGATTTCAGCTGGGTTACATCCTGCTGTGGTAGAAGGATGTGCTTTGCTGTGTTCCTCTACAGTTCAGCTGAGTAGATCCTTGCAGTGTGAGCTCTGTGAGGGCACAGACTCTGAAGTAATGAGTTAAAATTTGGACCATGGGTTTTGGTTCCTAAATAGGGAATGAGTGTCAGCTAGGGAGTATACCCTGCTGTGAAGCTAGCTTGGAGAGGGCATGCTGTTATCAGTACTGTTTGAACAGGACCTTTTTATTGGTCCAGCTTTGGTCTAGGAGTCTGAATAGGTCACTTCCTCATCCTTTCGGGGAATATCCCTGGCTGACAAACCAAGTAGTAAAGTGACCATGTTAGTTTTGCACAATTCTTCCTTGTGCTGACTCAACTGTTCTAATACAATCTCCTTCACTAGGCTGCAGTATTTGAGGATgtctaatgcatttttttctcttccagcctTGGGAGCTGCATATGGAACAGCAAAGAGTGGCACGGGTATTGCAGCCATGTCTGTCATGAGGCCTGAGCTCATCATGAAGTCAATCATCCCTGTTGTCATGGCGGGTATTATAGCTATCTATGGCCTCGTAGTGGCAGTCCTCATTGCCAATGCCCTCTCACCTTCTATCACACTATTCAAGTAAGTTACTGCATCTGTCAGTTTTGTTTAAGTTTGTCCTGTCACTATTTTGATGCTGCTGAGTGGGTGGGTTTTGCTCAAGACTCCAGGAAAGACTGTAAATGCTAAATGCTCCTAACCTAGGCTTAGGAGTATGGACTGGATTTCAGCTGTCCTACCTGATGTCTTAGCCTCAATGGTAGTGCTGCCTGATTAGTTTGCTGTATTAGCTAACAGATCAGACATCCCACTAGTAGAGATAATGCAGTGGTTTATGGCCTGAAAGAAACAGTGTACAGGCAGTACTGGGATAGGAGGCTAAGCTTGTTTCATGGTGCCAAATTTTAGACCTGGAATACACAGGTCTTTCCAAGACTGTCTAATCAGACTGTCTAAATAGTTCTTCTGTTGCCTGGGAGATGCAAGTGAATAATTAATATTGCTTGCTGCTTTATGTGCTGGTAAATCAATCCTCAAGCTATACATCAGGCCTCTACATCAGCTACAGTCTGAAACTTAATCTGCTTGACTTTTGAGAATAGCTGGGACTGGCTTGGAGACCTCTCAGAATAAAACAATGCTTCTGAGGTCTAAAGTAGATATCTGTGTCACTGTACAAGCTATAGCTGATGAGCAGTGTGGTTGGCCTAATAAGCCATGATCTAAGACACACAGGTACAAATGCTCCTTTGCAGTTACCAGGTGGCCAGATTCTGATAGGCACTGCTCCTCAGGTGCCCCTGCCTGGAAAACCAGACCATTCCTGTCCAACTCTTGCAGTGCAAGAGACCTAATAATCACCTGGATGTGCTATGGCTGCATAATAAGTTTACTAAAGGTGGGAGACAAAAGCAGCTACTAACAGGCTACACAGCAGTGGGACAGGCATTACTGCAAGTGCTAGCCCACATGGCTGGAGTAAATACAGCTCTGGCAGCATGCTAAGCCTGCAGCTGACTGAAGTGGCCACAGACAAGCTGGGTGGCCATGTGAACTTGCAGGCCTAGTAGCTTAGCTTAGTGTATGAGCCATGCCTTAGTATCAGCTAAAGATCTTGCATAGCTGCCTGTTTTTAAGTATCAGAGCTAGGAGTCTCAGGAAGCATCTGCTTTGTGAGGAATACTGTGCTTGCTTAAAGAGTATAGAAGctctttctgcaggaaaaaggTTCCCTTTAAATGTTTATATGTTAATTCTTACTTGCcttggggagaggaaaaaaaaaaggctagccTGAAGTTAAAGGGTTGGGTGTCCTGTTACTTGCCACTGAAACTCTTTTCATATCTGTCCTACAGGAGCTTTCTTCAGCTGGGTGCTGGCTTGAGTGTGGGCCTCAGTGGTCTGGCTGCTGGCTTTGCCATTGGTATTGTGGGTGATGCAGGAGTACGGGGAACAGCACAGCAGCCCAGGTTATTTGTGGGCATGATCCTGATCTTGATCTTCGCTGAAGTCTTGGGTCTCTATGGCCTCATTGTTGCCCTTATCCTCTCCACAAAGTAAACACTGCGGTATGATGTAAAGAGATGTAACAAAtccacgtttaaaaaaaaaaaagctccagaaTGAAAATGGTCTCTCCAATGTGTACAGTTGTCCCAATTTGGTAGTTGATCTCTTGTAAATGCGCAATGTATGTTAGTGACTTGTCTGTCCTGTGTGTACTTCAATATTAAATTGGATGGGCTGCTCCAAGCCTGCTGCATGGCTTGGGGCGGCCTGTGTGCAATTTTCCACCCATTGCTGTTAGTACTTTATGTATAAATATGAactagaaatgtaattttttctcttcactgGATGTTTATTTATAAAAGACTTGACATGTTCATACATCTATGGAGCAAGGATTTTCAATTTCCCATGCTATATATATTAATCTTATATATAGGTAGATTACACTGTGGGGTCAATTGTAAGTGCAGAGAATTCCTTGGATGTAACTTTGATTCTAAAGATTGCTGTAGTGTCCTGGTATTGGAGTATGagaattttgtgttttattacagCAATTGTCCGAAACACTCCTGTGTTTCAGTAGTAACTGCGTATGCTCCGGCATCAGAGTCGTGCACCCAGTGTTGGGTTACAAACTTATACCATGTTTCCAAATAAAACTTCCTCACTACATTGCTGTAATGAGTCCTCTGCCTCTGATTTCATGCTTTTGCTTCTCTAGGAAGAGGAGGGGTTCCtttggggggaggcaggttcTTGATGTGACTGAGCACCATGCAGAAGTGATGCTGTCATCACCGCTAAAACATTCCCTCTTCTCCTGGGTAAGTAGCAATGCTGTTTCCAACTGCTGCCCATGGGTAGTACTTGTGGTGAGCAGGAATGCAAGGCTGTTTCAGTGCTATGCTCACCCTGATCAAGCAGCACATACTTGCTCTGGCACATGGTAATGACATGTAATAGGCTGTGCAGCATGGCCTGAGCAGACAGAGTCAGGGAGCAAGGGTGCAGGCTTCAGCTTGTAACAAGGAATAGGAGCTGCTGAAGAGCCTTTAGGCAGCTTGTCTTTGTGATGGCTGTGCAGAAACTTGGCTGGTTGGAAAGCTGTGCTGTTAGCAGCAATTGCCTCTAAAGTACCTGAACAATAGTCTCATCAACAGAATGGGTTCATTCAAGAACTTATATTTTTTAACTTGTAAATCAGGAGCACTTGAGCTGAAAAGTTGTGCTTTTGCAGCTAGTCACTGCTGTAGCAACCTTCTCTTGTCCTGAGGATTTGAGTGTTGCAAAGCAATGCTGAAGCTCATATGGGAAATAGATGTTGGACCCTTGTGAATGTAGGGCTTGTTCCAATTGCCTTTGGGAAGTACATCACCTTAATCTTAGTTGTATAGTTTGGAGGACAGGTTGAGCTTTTTACCTTGTTCCAGCCAAAATGTTAGTATTACAGATACCTAATACTAGTGGTGCCTTGGTGATCAAACTAAGCTGGGTGATCTGTCAGAACGTCTTCTGTCAGCCTGGTTGGGAAGGGAGCTGTGGTGGTGTACATGTACTTCACCCATGTACCTTGCGTATACCTGTGCAGCAAACAAGTCTGGTGTAAGTACCATGAAGAGCTATACCCAGAGCATGAGGAATCCACTGAAGCTGTGTCTGGAGCTTCTGACCTGGTAGGAGTATTCACCAGCCCAGGCCTGGTGGCACTTTGTGCATCTTCTGGGTAGCTGGTCTCCAAACTGGGGACTATTCCAGAGTCAGATTGGCCAGATGGGCCAATCATTCTGCTAGTATGGATTTTCACAGACTTTTGTGAAGGTGTAGTTTTAACAATTGTTGATAAATATTAACAAATTAATTGGTTTATTCTCTTTGCTAAAAAGCTGATCTGTCTGCATTCATTTAATAGCCTGTCAGCTGCTTGGCTTTGGGGTGGGCTGTACTGCTGGTTTTGTGTTTCGGAAGGGCTTTTCATGGCAGTCTGAGCAGTGGTGGTGCTTGGGCTGTATAGAGGCATAAGCTGATTTAAGGTAAATCCTGGATGTATACTGAAGTGTTGCCTGGGGTAAGGGAAAAATTCCTGATCTGAATTGTGTTGATCattcttttcttcagcaaaagtagTAGACTCTAAACTTCTGAATTGGACTTTACCCAGGGGTCATAAACACTTATGGAAACTATAGCATAATTTTCTCTGAGCACTGATTGCAGTGAGTACCTTCCCAGTACTTTCATGCAGAGTCTGATAGAGCTTGCAGCTGGGAGGGGGTGAATCACAAATTCAGGCTCTCTGGAAAGCATGTCACTTACATCTTGCAGTTCTGGTGAGAGGAACTGTATTTTGCTTGTGTAGCAGGACAGGAGAATGTCCTGGCTGGGGCTGCAAATATGTTTAAGATCTGGGTTTCCCTTCTTTAAGGGGAATGTGCTGCCAGCCTTTTTTGCCAATTTATGAGAATATGAGCAAATTGCATTTGAGAGCAACTAAATGCTGGTGGTAGCTCTCATCTCTTAAGATTAATAAGCAATTTAAAGGCACTGGTCCATAGGAACTCTTAAGGTCCCATTGTAGCTTGGTGACACTGTAGCTTGCAGAAGGCAGTTACTAGCCTTAGGATGGTGATGGATGCTTATGTAACTAAATGCAGGCAAAATCCCATCAACAGCATTTTCGTTCATGCCTTGGAACATCAAGCCTTCCTTGTTAATATATAAACCCAGGCAAGTCAGGAGAACAGAGCATAAAGCAAATGCTGGGGTTAGCATGCAGAGGTGGAGAAATGTTTTGTGCTGAGTACCTGCAAATATGCTGAGAGTAAAATTAATAATCTGAGCATGTTGCCTTGCCAAGCGTTTTCTGACAGTGATGCTCTAGATCCTCATTGATGACTCCCAGGTGAAAACTTGCATTTCAAGTCCTTCACTGATGCTATTGCATCAGCAAATTTCTGAAGTGATTCAGAGCATTAAGAAAATAATGGACCTTTTTGTCCCTTTCCTTCATTTACTGACAGCAGTGTGCTAGATCACGGTGCAGTCCCATCTGGCAGGGATTGACTTTGGTTTGGAAAAGGGGAACGGGCAGCCTCAGAGCATGAAATTACAGGACTTGTAGAGTGCCTGATTAAAAGAGGTGGTGTCTGCTGGCACATAAATAGTGCTCTGTAATGTGGCAGATTGCGTGCCTGTGAGTATGCACTGCAGAGTGAgtcagccctgcagagagagaaTGGAGCAGggtggctctgcagcagcagcagtcagttCAGGCTAGGTAAGGTTAAGGGATGCCTGCTGCCAGATGCTGCCTGCATAGACAATGCCTTCATAGAGCTTGCtgacctttctcttttttaactctttcatactggcttttttttcaaaggctgcagatttttttttttttcttactgctctgttggagaagcatttttaaatagtAGGATTTTGTCTGTGATTGCTCAGGGATTGTCTTTCCTTGGGAGACCTGGTTTACAGAGAAGCGTAGTAACCTGGAAAAGTAAATAAGCTTTGGGGAAATAAAAACCTCATTAAGAGAAACTGATCCCAGAAACTAAGCTGCTGTTTTCAACTACAGGGTAAGAGCCGATGTAATGAAAACAACTCTCTCAGTAAACCTTGTTGCCCTCGCAGTCTAACCATGGGGATATTGATTTTATGGCTTTTTGCTGTTTCCATCTGGCCTTACTGTACAAACCATCACTATTCTCAGGTGAGAATTACCTCTGTCTCTGACACACAGGACTTGCCACCTCTGCTTTTAGCATATCTCTGCTCTACAGGTATTAAACATCTTTTTGTCTTGACGTAATTAAATTAAATCCAGACTAAGTCATCCCAGTGCCATTTACTCTGGAGTGGGAATTTTCTGTTTTATGGTCAAAAGATTGTGCCCTGAAAAGCTTCTCCATTTTTGTTCCTATTACTCACTAATGAACGCTGTTCCTTTTCTCTGCAAGTCACGCTTCATTTAGCTCCTGCGACAGTCACAGCTTTGCAACTCATATCACTGAGTTTCTGTCGAGCTAGTTGCTCTATCACAGTGCCAAAGCACgcagaaaaaaatcctcccccAACCTTACAGTGTGTACGACTAGGGGCCAAACTGCCGAGCGCGTCCCACAAGGCATCTACAGACCACTGAGAGGTCTCACAGACCTGTGAGAGTACAAGCTGGGTAGCAGGAGGGCAGGGTGATGTTCCTGGAGAATCAGTGGCTTGTGTTTGCCATCTTCCTTTTGCTGAGGGGATGAGATGCACTCACCACAGGCTCAAGTCCTGGCTCTTCTGGATTTACCAAGAGGATACTGGTGGCAGTTTCAGTCCTCGACCCATTTCTGGCACTTTGAACTGTCCTTGCTATTAGAGCTGTGCTTTCCTCCTTTGCCTCTGGGAGAGGGTAAAGTGGTGATCTCAAATGTCAGAGAGCGATAACGACCACCTACACCTAATGGCTGAGGACAAATCTTAGGAAATCACATATATTACCGAAATGGGCAGTGTGTTCTCAACTCATAAACAGCCTCCCTGGCTCTTGTGTGCATTAGGACAATTTTGTAGACCTCTTTGTGAATGCATGTGA includes these proteins:
- the ATP6V0C gene encoding V-type proton ATPase 16 kDa proteolipid subunit c, which gives rise to MSSSASPEYASFFAVMGASAAMVFSALGAAYGTAKSGTGIAAMSVMRPELIMKSIIPVVMAGIIAIYGLVVAVLIANALSPSITLFKSFLQLGAGLSVGLSGLAAGFAIGIVGDAGVRGTAQQPRLFVGMILILIFAEVLGLYGLIVALILSTK